One Rhodothermales bacterium genomic window, ACGACGTCGAGGCGTCCGAAGAGGCACGCGCCGTGATCGCGCGCTTCGCGGGCTCGCCGTCGCTGCCGCTGATCGTCCTTCCGGAGGGCGACATCCTCGAAAACCCGGAGCCGGCCGCCGTGGCCGAGCGGGTCGGGCTGCGCACCCGCGCCGAGCAGCCGTTTTACGATCTGGCGATCGTCGGCGGCGGGCCTTCGGGGCTGGCGACGGCGGTGTATGGGGGATCGGAGGGCCTGCGGACGGTCCTGATCGAGCGCGAAGCGCCCGGCGGGCAGGCCGGCACGAGCAGCCGGATCGAGAACTACCTCGGCTTCCCGTCCGGCCTCTCCGGGGCCGACCTGGCGCGGCGCGCCGTGGCACAGGCCCGCAAGTTCGGCGTCGAGATCCTGGCGCCCCAGTCCGTGCGCGCCCTGCGCATCGACGGCCCCTACCGCCGGCTCGAACTGGCCGACGGCGGCGAAATCGCCTGCCATGCGGTGATGCTCGCGATGGGGGTCTCCTGGCGCAAGCTGCCCGCCGTCGGCGCCGACCGTCTCGAAGGGCTGGGGGTGTTTTACGGCGCCGCGATGACGGAGGCGATGAACTGCGCCGGCGAGACGGTTTTTATCATCGGCGCCGGCAACTCCGCCGGCCAGGCCGCGCTGTTCTTCGCCGCCTACGCCCGCCGCATCGTGATGCTCGTCCGCGGCGGTTCGCTGGAAGCGAAGATGTCGCAGTACCTCGTCGACCGCATCGTCCAGACGCCCAACATCGAGGTGCGGCTCGGCGTCGAGGTGCGAGCGTGCGAGGGGGAGCAGCGCCTGGAAGCCGTCGAGGTGGCGGAGATCGCCACCGGAGCGACCGAAACCATCCCGGGCCATTTCCTCTTCGTCTTCATCGGCGCGGCCCCGCATACCGGGTGGCTCGGCGATCAGGTCGCGCGCGACGCCCAGGGCTTCATCCTCACCGGCCCCGATCTGGACCCGAAAACCCATCTCGCCGGCTGGCCGCTCGAACGGGATCCGTTCCTGCTGGAAACCAATATCCCGGGCGTGTTCGCCTCGGGCGACGTCCGCCACGCATCGGTCAAGCGCGTCGCCTCCGCCGTGGGCGAAGGCTCGGTATCCGTCCATTTTGTGCACCGCCATCTGGCAACGCTGTGAAGTGCACCATGCACAATGGAAAGGGTCTGAAAGGGCGTATCGCGAGCCTGACCGTTTTTTTCACCTGAAGAGATCTACGATTTCCGATCTACGATTTCAGATTTCAGATTTCCCATGCCCTACCTCCTCGCCGCCACGCCGGCTTTTTTTGCTGAAATCGCCGCGCTGGTGGTGGCCAGCGCGCTGATCGCCTACCTCTGCCATCGGTTCGGCGTGATGCCCATCGTCGGGTTTCTGGTGGCCGGCGTCGTGATCGGGCCGATGGGGGTCGGGCTGGTGCGCGATCTCGAACTGGTCAACGAGGCGGCGGAAGTCGGCGTCGTGCTGCTGCTTTTTACCATCGGGATCGAATTCAGCCTCGAAAAGCTGGCGCGGATCCAGCGGCTGATCTTCGGCGGCGGCGGTCTGCAGGTCGGGCTCGCGTCGCTGGCGACGATGGGGATCCTGGCCGCTTTCGGCGTACCCTGGCAGGTGGGGCTCTTCACCGGCTTCCTCGTGGCGCTGTCGTCGACGGCCATCGTGCTCAAGATGCTGGGGGACCGCGGCGAGATGGACCAGCCGTATGCGCAGGCCGGCCTCGGACTGCTCATCTTCCAGGACCTCGCCATCATCGTCATGGTGCTGCTCGTGCCGATGCTGGCCGGCGCCGGCGGCTCCGCGCTCGACATCGGGTGGGCGCTCGGCAAGGCGGCGCTCATCATCGTGCTGGTGCTCGTGCTGGCGCGCCGGCTGATGCCGAAATTCCTCGAGGCGGTCGCCCGCACCTGTTCGCCCGAACTCTTCCTCCTCAGCGTCATCGGCATCTGTTTCGGGACGGCGTACCTGACGAGCCTGGCCGGCGTGAGCCTCTCGCTCGGGGCGTTCCTCGCCGGCCTCATCGTGAGCGAAAGCCGGTTCAGCGAGCACGCCATGGGCGAAATCATGCCCCTCCAGATCCTCTTCAGCGCCACGTTTTTTGTGTCCGTCGGCATGCTGCTCGATCTCGGGTTTTTCATCCAGCATATCCCGCTCGTCCTTGGGGCCGTCGTGGCGGTCGTGCTGCTGAAGGTGGCCACGACGGCCTTCAGCGTCCGCGTGCTGGGTTATCCGCTGCCCGTCGCGCTGGCGACCGGGCTCATCCTCGCGCAGATCGGGGAGTTTTCCTTCGTGCTGGCCCGCGCCGGCGGCGAGATCGGGCTGTTCCCGGCCGGGATGGAAGGCCTCGGCGAGCAGACGTTTATCGCGTCGACGGTGCTCGTGATGATCCTCACGCCCGTGCTGGGGGCCCTGGGCAACCGCATGGCGAAAAAACAGCACGCCGGCCCCGCCGCGGTCGACGAGGCCCCGGCGCTCGACCCGCACCTGACGGAGAGCCTGTCGGACCATGTCATCATCGCCGGCTACGGCCCGGCCGCGCGCCGGCTCGTGCGGGTGCTCCTGCGGGTCGACCTGCCGTTTATCGTGACCACCCTCTCGCCCGAAGGGGCCAACGAGGCCGAAGCGGCCGGCGCCCTCGTGCTCCGGGGCGACTACGCCCGCCAGCACCTCCTCGAACACGCCGGCATCGCCCGCGCCCGCACCCTTGTCATCGCCGACGACCACACCGCCATGGCGCACCGGGTCATCCAGGTGGCGAAGACGCTGAACCCGGCGCTCCACATCGTCGTGCGGACGCGCTACCGGGTGGAGATCGACCATCTGCACGCCGCCGGCGCCTCGTGCGTCATCGCCGAGGAGGTCGAGAGCATCGTCCAGCTCTTCGCCCAGATCCTGCAGGACGCCCGCGTGCCGGCGGGGGAGATCGAACAGATCGTCAACGAGGTGCGCGGCGGCGACTACGCCCTGCTCGACGCGCCGATGGCGGACTCGGATGCGATCACCATCGAGCCGGCCGGCGACACGGCCTGCCGGCATCTGGATCGCGTGCGGCCCGTCGTCCCGGGCTCCGCCGGCTGCGAGGCGTGCCTGCGCGATGGGGACACCTGGGTCCATCTCCGCATCTGCATGACCTGCGGCCATGTGGGCTGCTGCAACGATTCCAAAAACAAACACGCCACCCGCCACTTCCACGAAACGGATCACCCCATCGCGCGCTCCTTTGAACCCGGCGAAAGCTGGGCGTGGTGCTACGTCGACGAGGTGATGGTAGCGCCATGATCACACCGTCCGACCTGCTCATCGTCCCCATCTTCGCCGGCCTGACGGAGGCGGATCGCCAGTGGCTCGCGGAGCATATGTCCGAGCGCTGGCTGGATGTCGGCGAAGCGCCGTTCGAGTCCGGCGCGGCCGCCGAGTTTATGTTTGTCATCCTGGAGGGCGCGTTGCAGATCCTCACGTTCCAGGGGGGCGCGTGGCGGGTGTTCGACACCTTTCGCGCCGGCCGGATCACCGGCGTGCTGCCCTACTCGCGCATGACGCATTTCGCCGGCCGGGCCAACCCCATCGAACGGACGCGCGTCGGGCAGCTTCCCCGGAGCGACTTCCGGGAGATGCTCTACCGGATCCCGGACCTCGGGCAGCACCTCATCGCCCTCATGTCCGACCGCGTCCGCAGCAGCTCCTGGAACGACCAGCAGCAGGAAAAAATGCTGGCCCTGGGCAAGCTGGCCGCCGGCCTCGCCCACGAAATCAACAACCCCGCCGCGGCCGTCAACCGGGCCGCCGCCACCCTCCAGGAACGCCTTCAGCAACTGCCCCCGCTCGTCGCCCGCCTCGCGCGCCACGGGCTGTCCGAATCGCTCATCCACGCCGCCGACGGGCTCCGCCAGCGGTGCACCGTGGAGGCCGCGCCGCCGCTCTCCGCGCTCGACCGCGGCGCGCGGGAAGATGCCATCGCCGACTGGCTGGACGACCGCCGTGTCCCGGAGAGCTGGCTACTCGCCGCCACCTTCGTGGAAGCCGGCATCGCGCCGGCGGACCTCGATGCGGTCACCCGCGAGGTGCCGGACGAGGCCGTCCCCGATCTGGTGCTGTGGCTCGAAGGCACCGTCGCGGCGGATCGCCTGCTCGACGACATCCGGCAGGCCTCGCGGCGCGTGTCGGAGATCGTGGGATCGGTCAAGGTCTACACGCACATGGACCGGGCGCCGGAGCGCGAGCCGGTCGATCTCCGGCAGGGGATCGAAAGCACGCTCACCATGCTGGGGCACGAGCTTCGGGAGAAGCAGATACAGGTCGAGCGCGACTACGACGCCGGCCTCGGGCCGGTCTCGGCCTACGCCGGCGAGCTGAACCAGGTCTGGACCAATCTGATCGACAACGCGATCGATGCGATGGCGCCCGGCGGCACGTTGCGGATCGTGACGCGCCGGCAGGGGCCGTTCGCCCAGGTCCTGGTGATCGACGACGGCAAGGGCATCCCGGAAGAGCTCCAATCCCGCATCTTCGAGCCCTTCTTCACGACGAAAGGCGTCGGCGAGGGGACCGGCCTCGGCCTCGATATCGTGCACCGCATCGTCACCGTCCAGCACGACGGCGCGATCCGCGTGGAATCGAAGCCGGGTCGCACGGCCTTTGTCGTGGAATTGCCGCTCGGGGCGGGCTGAGGGGGTGGATGCAGACCGCGTCATACCCATCACGGTGCTGTCTGGCTTTCTCGGCGCCGGCAAGACGACCCTGCTCAACCGGCTGCTGGCCGAGGCGGACGGCTTGCGCATCGCCGTGCTCGTGAACGATTTCGGGTCGATCAACATCGACGCGCGGCTGGTGGAGGCGGAGCGGGAGGATCTGGTCGAGCTGTCGAACGGCTGCATCTGCTGTTCCATCCAGGAAGACCTCCTCGGGGCGGTGTGGAACCTACTCGACCGGCCGGAGCCGCCCGACCGCATCGTCGTCGAGGCCAGCGGCGTGGCGGACCCGGCGGCCATCGCATTCACGTTTGCGTCCGCCAGCCGGCATGGGGCCATCCGGCTGGATGCCGTCGTCACGCTGCTCGACGCGTCGTCGGTTTTCGAAGAGCGTCCCGCCGAGGTGGCGGCGCTGATCGACCGCCAGCTGGCGTCCGCCGGCATCGTGGTGGTGACCAAAGTAGACCTGGCGACGCCGACAGAACGGTCGGCCGCCCGCCGGATGGCGGAAGCGGCCGCGCCGGCGGCGGCGGTTGTCGAAAGTGCCGCCGGCGTCGCGCCGTGGCCGCTGCTCCTCGGCGCCGGCTTCGGGCCGGGGGAGGCGCATCCGGCGCACGACCTGCCGGGGTTCGCGGCGTGGAGCGGGTCGAGCGCGCGGCCGGTATCGTCGCTCCGCGCGCTGACGCTGGCGCTGCAGGCCTTGCCGGCCGGCGTGCTGCGCGTCAAAGGACTCGTTTTTCTGGACGATATGCCAGAGAGGGCCATCGTCGTCCACCGCGTCGGCACGCGGACGGAGGTGCAGCCGGGCGCGCCCTGGGGCGGCGACGCGCCGATGACACAACTCGTCGCGATCGGACTGGCCGGCGCCGTGGAGCCGGCGACGATGGACGCCTGGTTCGCCGCGCATTTCGGCTGATCGCACCCGCCGCGGATCTCCAGCGGACGCGCAACGTTTGCGCCTCGGGGCCACGTGGGAGCCCGGCTGACCGTCGTGCGTCCGCCGCTTTCCGGGCCGTGCTCCCCATCCGCGCCGACCTCAACAGCTCAGAAATGGACAGATCCATGCAAGCGGACATTCCTTCGGTCGTCATCGTCGGTCATGCCGGCAGCGGCAAGACGACGCTCTGCCGCGCCCTCGTCGCCCGTTCGGGGCGGGCGGCTTTGCATTTCAGCGAGTTGCCGGCGGCCTCGATGCTCACACCCAACACCGAAGACGAACGGGTCGTGTACGACACGCTCCTGGGGCGGGGCGTCGCCACGCCGGACGCCATCGTGGTCGTTGTCGATGCGCTCCAGTTCCAGCAGCAGCTCTACCTCGTCTCCCAGGTCATCGACCTGCGGCTGCCCGTGGTGGTGGCGCTCACCATGCGGGACCGCGCCGCGCGCCTGGGCTCCGCCATCGAGCATACCCAGCTGGGCGGCCTGCTGGGCGTGGACGTGATCCCGGTCCACCCCGAGCAGGGTGAGGGGGTGGACGATCTGAAACGCGCCGTCGAGCAGGCGCTCGGCGCCGACCCGGCGGGCCGGCAGCTCCACTGGCGCCCCTCGATGGGGCTGGCGGATGCCTACAATCACCTCGACCAGTCCTGGGTCCATAAACATCTCCACCTGCACACCGGCGCACGGCTCATCGAGGGGCTGCGGCTGATCTCTTCGCCCCGCGCCGTCGAGGACTATCTGGCCCACCCGGCGCATGGCGCGCTCGTGCGCACCCTCGAGGAGGTGCGGAGCCGGCTGGAGGCCCGCAAGGAGAACTGGACGCTGACCGAAGTGCTGCAGCGGCACAACTGGGCCGCGCAGGTCGCCGGCCAGGTGGTGACGAAGGTGGTGCCGGACCGGCTGTCGGATCGGCTGATGCTGCGCTTCCGCCGCGCGCCGGCGTGGATGGGATGGGCCTCGATCGGCCTGGCCGCCGTGCTGATGGCCTTCGTCGCGCTGTATTTTCTGCAACGCTAGCCCCGTCCTTGAAGCCCGACAAAAACCACCCAATAGCCGGAAATTCGTCCTGGGCGTGATCGCGTGTAATCGGCCCGTCCGTTCTGGCGGTCCGGGCATCCGAACCAGGATGCCCGGACACTGAAAACCGGGTTATTCGCGTACGCGCCGATACACCTCTTCGAGGCGGAAGGTGCCGATCTGGCCTGAATGGTGCCACAGGTCGTCTTCCACCCGCCAGGTAAACGGAATCCGCGTGCCGACGAGCGGCGCGCTCGTGTGGTACTCGATGATCTCGGTGTACCGGGTGCCGTCGATTTCGTAGCGGCCGCCGCCGGCGGTGATTTCTTCGCCATCCTCGCTCTGCCGGCCGAAGGCAAAATGCGACGCCGTCAGGATCTTGATCTGCCGGCGGTTTCCGGGGAGCGACTCGCCCATCTTGAGGGGGTATTCGACGCGATCCGGGTGGATGATGGTCTGGGAGACCATCTCCCAGGTGCCTTCGAGCGGATGGCGGACGGGCTCAGACGATTGGGCGCCGGCGACGCCGGCGATGCAGCCGAGCAGAAGGGCTAGGGCAATGCGTTTCATATGGATCCTCTTCGAGGTGAACCTGTCGAGGTGCATGCGCAGCGCGGATGGCTTTCCCGTATGAGTACCCTGAACTGAATGCCTGGAAGCGCTTCCGGGGAGCGGCGTGTTTCCAGGCGTACGGTGCATGGCGCCTGCCGGCAGGGCGGAGATTGCATGGTAATCCTTTCGGGCGCGCTAGTCAACAGCGACGCCATCTCCGGCCTCGCGCAGCCGTTCGGGATAGGTCTCGCGGATCAGCGCCCGCGCGAGGATCCGGGTAGGGTCGATGAGCGGCAAGCCGGCGGCGTGCGTGCCGGGGAGTGCCAGCGGCAGCTCGGTGCAGCCGAGGACGACCGCCTCCGCGCCGCGTTCCGCCAGCGCGGCGATGACGCCCTCCAGGTCGGCGCGGGCACGGGTACTCACCGGATTGCTGCAGGCCTTGATCCCGTACTCGGGGGCATAGATCGCGGCATGCACCACGTTTTCCTGGATGGCTGCGGAAGGCAATACGGCCTCGATGCCGGCGCGATCCAGCGCGTCCCGATACAGGCCCAGCCGAAAAACCGAGGTGGTGGAGAGGACGCCGACGCGTTTCGGAGGGATCGGCCTGGAGGCGAGATGCCGCGCGGTCTCCTCGATCAGGTGCACGAGCCGGAGCCGGCTGCCGGCCTGCCGCAAGACGTCGAGCACGACATCGAATATGGGCGGAGAATGTGCCGAATTGCACGGGATGGCCGCCACGGTGACGCCGGCGCGCTCCAGCATCCCCGCGATGCGCGCGATCGCGTACGCCGGGTTCTCCGCGATGGCCCCGATGACGTATTCGGTGCGATCGACGATGTCACCGGGGATCGAGAGCAGGGCCAGGGGGAGATGATCCTGATCCACCGCCGTTCGGGTTTCGTCGAACACCTTCCGCACCAGGTCGAGCCCCGCATACGGGCCCATCCCCCCGATGACGCCGATCATCGGGGGCGTTGCGGCGCGTTCCGATCCGTTCATTCCGGGTATGCTGTTTCGGCTGAATGGTTGAGGTTCAAGACTGCGTGTTCAAGGCTCAAGGCAGGGCGACATCGCCCATTGAACTCGAAGCCTCCATACCCTGTGGAGGAGTAACCAGAAAGATGGTCTGCACGAGCCCACGGCGCTTGCGACGGGGGAGTCGAAATGCCTGTCCGCGCGAACGCGGGGAGACCTCCCGCATCACGCCCATGGCCCCAACAGGCGTCTCACGGTGGTCCGGGAGGTCCCTCGCCTGTGCGAGAGACCTCCGCGTGTTCGGCGGGTCAGCCCGTGATCTTCATGGCTTTGGGGTCCCACACGTACGGTTTGTGATTGACGTAGCTCATGTTGGCCAGCAGGGTTGGCGCGGCGGCGCGGAAGCCGAAGGTGGCGTCTTCGAACACGGGCCGGCCGTTGCGGATCGAATCGAAGAAGTACGTGAAATGATCGAACCGGTCGTCGTAGCCGCGCGGCGCGTTGAACGTCATCTCGGAGTTCAGGGGCGGACCGACGGGCTCGACGTAGTTTTTGCGCAGCTCGGCTTCCAGCAGTTTTTGCTGGGCGTTTGAGAAGGTCCGCGCCGAGTTGTAGCCGGTCATGAGGTTGCTGATCGACTCCTTCGCTCGCGCGTTGCGCTCCACCGTGACGCTCGAACCGCCGACGGTGATAACGCCCTCGTCGCCGATGAACTTGAAATGGAAACCGCCGCCCTGGCCGTCGACGAAGTTCGTCTGCAGGGACATGTTGAAGGCGGGATGCATCTCGGTTTCGGGGTAGGCGAACAGGCTGAGGAGCACGTCCGGCACGTCGCGCCCGTCCTTCCAGAACCGCAGGCCGCCCTGGGCGACGATGTCCGTCGGCCCGATGGCGTCGAGGGTGCGGTGGATGCCCGTGAAGAGGTGGACGTACAGGTCGCCGGCGGTCGCCGTGCCGTAGTCCCAGTAGTTGCGCCAGCGGAAGAAGCGCTTGGCGTCGAACGGCCGCTTCGGCGCGCTACCGAGGAACCGGTCCCAATCGACCGTCTCCTCGCTGGCGTCGGTCGGGATCGAATACTGCCACGCGCCGGTCGCCGAGTTGCGATTCGTGATGGCCTCGATCATGTTGAGCGTGCCGATCGCGCCCTCCTTGTAGAGTTCGTGCGCCTTGGCGTAGAGGATGGAGCTGGCATACTGGCTGCCGACCTGGAAGACCTTGCCGGTTTCTTTCTGCACCTGGATGAGGCCGAGTCCCTCTTCCACTTGGTGGACCATCGGTTTTTCGCAGTAGACGGCCTTGCCGGCGCGCAGCGCATCCTTGGCGATCGGGACGTGCCAGTGGTCGGGCGTGCAGATCAGCACCGCGTCGACGTCGGTGCGGGCCAGGATCTCGCGGTAGTCGACGTACGTGTCGATGTGGTTGCCGTAGACTTCCTTCACGTGGATGCGCCGGCCCTCGTAGAGGTCCGCCGCGGCCACGAGTTCGACGCCGGGCACCTGGAGCGCGGTGTCGGTGTCGATAAAGCCGATGATGCCCATCCCGATGGTGGCGATGCGGACGGTATCGTTTGGCGAAATGCGGGAGTGATCGGGCATGCGGAGCGTTTCCGCTACGGCGCCCTGGAGCATGGGCGCCAGGCTGCCGGAAAGCGCCGAGGTGGCGGCGACTTTCTTGAGAAATGCCCGGCGTGAGTCGCGTGGGTGAGTAGGCATAGTGGCTGGCTGGATGAGAACGTAAAGGATGTCGAGGTCGGTACGACGTGCCACCGACGCTCGAAAATACGTATTTTTGTTGGTGCCACCCAACCGCTATCGAATACGATGCCCATCAACCTGTTTCTGGCCGCCCAACTGGCGGCGCTCTTCGCACTCGGCGTCACCGGACATGCCGCCGGCCAGGACCGGGGCGAGCATCCCGGCTCATCCCCGAGACCGCGGGCGCGCGAGGCCGGCGTCGCGCCCGGCATTCTGCAGCCCGGGCCGTTGAACGCCATCACCGATGTGGCCGGCGTGCGGGTGGGGCATCTGACGCTGACGGGCGAGGGGGTGCAGACCGGGGCGACCGCCGTCCTGCCGCACGCGGGCAATCTGTATCAGGACAAGGTGCCGGCCGGGGTCGTGATCGGAAATGGCTACGGGAAACTGATGGGCATCAGCCAGATCCAGGAACTCGGCGAGATCGAGACGCCCATCGTGCTGACCAACACCCTGTCCGTGCCGCAGGGGGCGGAGGCCGTGCTGGACTGGACGCTCGAGCAGCCGGGGAACGAGGAGGTGCGGTCGGTCAATGCCGTCGTCGGCGAGACGAACGACGGCTTTCTGAACGACATCCGCCGGCGCGCCCTGCGGGCCGGGGCCATCCGCGAGGCGATCGACGGCGCGGCGACGGGGGCCGTGCCGGAGGGCAACGTGGGCGCCGGCGCCGGGACCGTAGCTTTCGGGTGGAAGGGAGGTATCGGCACGAGTTCGCGCCGGCTGCCGGACGGGCTCGGCGGCTACACGGTCGGCGTGCTCGTCCAGTCGAATTACGGTGGGATCCTCCAGATCATGGGGGTGCCCGTGGGTGAGCGTCTGGGGCAATATTTCCTCAAGGAGGCGCTCGATCGGGGCGACGCCGACGGGTCGATCATGATCGTGGTAGCCACCGATGCGCCGCTGTCGGATCGCAACCTGACGCGGCTGGCGCGGCGGGCGCTGTTCGGCGTGGCCCGAACCGGGTCGCCGATGACGAATGGGTCCGGCGATTACGTGATCGCGTTCTCGACGGCGGAATCGGTCCGCCGCACGCCGGCCCGGCGGTCCGCGCCGGCGCTGTATGAAGAGCTGGGCAACGACCAGATATCGCCGCTCTTCGAAGCGGTGGTCGAGGCGACGGAGGAGGCCATCTACAATTCGCTGTTCAAGGCCGAGACCGTGACCGGCCACCGCGGGACGGTCGAGGCGCTGCCGCTGGATCGGGTGCTGGAGATGCTGCGGTGAAGCGTGAGCGCGCTTCGCGGGCGGGCAATGCATCCTTCGGATGGGGCATGAGCGCGCTTCGCGCGCGGTCAGTGCATCCTGCGGATGGGGCATGAGCGCGCTTCGCGGGCGGTCAGTGCATCCTTCGGATGGGGCATATGCGCGCTTCGCGCGCGGTCACTGGTCATTGGGAACCTGTCTGGGGGAGCGCGTTCGACCGATGACCGATGACCGATGACCGATGACCGATGACCGATGACCGATGACCGATGACCGATGACCGAGCTTGAACTTTGCGCTAAACTCGCCGGCTCGGCCCTGCGGCGAAACCCGTTCGAGGGGCGCCGCGTTGATTTGCACTTCCAGGTTCAGTAGCTTGGCGCGCCTGCCGAACGCACCGGCCGAACGCATCGGTGGCATTCGGGTCTTGCGGCATGCTGATGGATCCCTTGCCCGGTCGTCTAATGGCAGGACAGCGGCCTTTGGAGCCGTATGTGGAGGTTCGAATCCTCCCCGGGCAACACCGCGCCGACGATAGCAGCACCGACTTCGCGGTTATCACTCCGATGTCTGCTCGCCC contains:
- a CDS encoding FAD-dependent oxidoreductase, which produces MTKPIILAIDDDPQVLGSIARDLRARYGKDYRILRADSGAAAVETLDAVKARDEPIALLISDQRMPELDGVAFLQAAKLLFPDSKRVLLTAYADTDAAIGAINRSQVDYYLLKPWDPPEEKLYPVLDELLDDWQADYRPGYGGIRVVGDRWSARVHAMKDFLARNQLPYRFHDVEASEEARAVIARFAGSPSLPLIVLPEGDILENPEPAAVAERVGLRTRAEQPFYDLAIVGGGPSGLATAVYGGSEGLRTVLIEREAPGGQAGTSSRIENYLGFPSGLSGADLARRAVAQARKFGVEILAPQSVRALRIDGPYRRLELADGGEIACHAVMLAMGVSWRKLPAVGADRLEGLGVFYGAAMTEAMNCAGETVFIIGAGNSAGQAALFFAAYARRIVMLVRGGSLEAKMSQYLVDRIVQTPNIEVRLGVEVRACEGEQRLEAVEVAEIATGATETIPGHFLFVFIGAAPHTGWLGDQVARDAQGFILTGPDLDPKTHLAGWPLERDPFLLETNIPGVFASGDVRHASVKRVASAVGEGSVSVHFVHRHLATL
- a CDS encoding FeoB small GTPase domain-containing protein, which translates into the protein MQADIPSVVIVGHAGSGKTTLCRALVARSGRAALHFSELPAASMLTPNTEDERVVYDTLLGRGVATPDAIVVVVDALQFQQQLYLVSQVIDLRLPVVVALTMRDRAARLGSAIEHTQLGGLLGVDVIPVHPEQGEGVDDLKRAVEQALGADPAGRQLHWRPSMGLADAYNHLDQSWVHKHLHLHTGARLIEGLRLISSPRAVEDYLAHPAHGALVRTLEEVRSRLEARKENWTLTEVLQRHNWAAQVAGQVVTKVVPDRLSDRLMLRFRRAPAWMGWASIGLAAVLMAFVALYFLQR
- a CDS encoding P1 family peptidase, encoding MPINLFLAAQLAALFALGVTGHAAGQDRGEHPGSSPRPRAREAGVAPGILQPGPLNAITDVAGVRVGHLTLTGEGVQTGATAVLPHAGNLYQDKVPAGVVIGNGYGKLMGISQIQELGEIETPIVLTNTLSVPQGAEAVLDWTLEQPGNEEVRSVNAVVGETNDGFLNDIRRRALRAGAIREAIDGAATGAVPEGNVGAGAGTVAFGWKGGIGTSSRRLPDGLGGYTVGVLVQSNYGGILQIMGVPVGERLGQYFLKEALDRGDADGSIMIVVATDAPLSDRNLTRLARRALFGVARTGSPMTNGSGDYVIAFSTAESVRRTPARRSAPALYEELGNDQISPLFEAVVEATEEAIYNSLFKAETVTGHRGTVEALPLDRVLEMLR
- a CDS encoding amino acid racemase, whose amino-acid sequence is MNGSERAATPPMIGVIGGMGPYAGLDLVRKVFDETRTAVDQDHLPLALLSIPGDIVDRTEYVIGAIAENPAYAIARIAGMLERAGVTVAAIPCNSAHSPPIFDVVLDVLRQAGSRLRLVHLIEETARHLASRPIPPKRVGVLSTTSVFRLGLYRDALDRAGIEAVLPSAAIQENVVHAAIYAPEYGIKACSNPVSTRARADLEGVIAALAERGAEAVVLGCTELPLALPGTHAAGLPLIDPTRILARALIRETYPERLREAGDGVAVD
- a CDS encoding ATP-binding protein — encoded protein: MITPSDLLIVPIFAGLTEADRQWLAEHMSERWLDVGEAPFESGAAAEFMFVILEGALQILTFQGGAWRVFDTFRAGRITGVLPYSRMTHFAGRANPIERTRVGQLPRSDFREMLYRIPDLGQHLIALMSDRVRSSSWNDQQQEKMLALGKLAAGLAHEINNPAAAVNRAAATLQERLQQLPPLVARLARHGLSESLIHAADGLRQRCTVEAAPPLSALDRGAREDAIADWLDDRRVPESWLLAATFVEAGIAPADLDAVTREVPDEAVPDLVLWLEGTVAADRLLDDIRQASRRVSEIVGSVKVYTHMDRAPEREPVDLRQGIESTLTMLGHELREKQIQVERDYDAGLGPVSAYAGELNQVWTNLIDNAIDAMAPGGTLRIVTRRQGPFAQVLVIDDGKGIPEELQSRIFEPFFTTKGVGEGTGLGLDIVHRIVTVQHDGAIRVESKPGRTAFVVELPLGAG
- a CDS encoding cation:proton antiporter, with the protein product MPYLLAATPAFFAEIAALVVASALIAYLCHRFGVMPIVGFLVAGVVIGPMGVGLVRDLELVNEAAEVGVVLLLFTIGIEFSLEKLARIQRLIFGGGGLQVGLASLATMGILAAFGVPWQVGLFTGFLVALSSTAIVLKMLGDRGEMDQPYAQAGLGLLIFQDLAIIVMVLLVPMLAGAGGSALDIGWALGKAALIIVLVLVLARRLMPKFLEAVARTCSPELFLLSVIGICFGTAYLTSLAGVSLSLGAFLAGLIVSESRFSEHAMGEIMPLQILFSATFFVSVGMLLDLGFFIQHIPLVLGAVVAVVLLKVATTAFSVRVLGYPLPVALATGLILAQIGEFSFVLARAGGEIGLFPAGMEGLGEQTFIASTVLVMILTPVLGALGNRMAKKQHAGPAAVDEAPALDPHLTESLSDHVIIAGYGPAARRLVRVLLRVDLPFIVTTLSPEGANEAEAAGALVLRGDYARQHLLEHAGIARARTLVIADDHTAMAHRVIQVAKTLNPALHIVVRTRYRVEIDHLHAAGASCVIAEEVESIVQLFAQILQDARVPAGEIEQIVNEVRGGDYALLDAPMADSDAITIEPAGDTACRHLDRVRPVVPGSAGCEACLRDGDTWVHLRICMTCGHVGCCNDSKNKHATRHFHETDHPIARSFEPGESWAWCYVDEVMVAP
- a CDS encoding Gfo/Idh/MocA family oxidoreductase, producing the protein MPTHPRDSRRAFLKKVAATSALSGSLAPMLQGAVAETLRMPDHSRISPNDTVRIATIGMGIIGFIDTDTALQVPGVELVAAADLYEGRRIHVKEVYGNHIDTYVDYREILARTDVDAVLICTPDHWHVPIAKDALRAGKAVYCEKPMVHQVEEGLGLIQVQKETGKVFQVGSQYASSILYAKAHELYKEGAIGTLNMIEAITNRNSATGAWQYSIPTDASEETVDWDRFLGSAPKRPFDAKRFFRWRNYWDYGTATAGDLYVHLFTGIHRTLDAIGPTDIVAQGGLRFWKDGRDVPDVLLSLFAYPETEMHPAFNMSLQTNFVDGQGGGFHFKFIGDEGVITVGGSSVTVERNARAKESISNLMTGYNSARTFSNAQQKLLEAELRKNYVEPVGPPLNSEMTFNAPRGYDDRFDHFTYFFDSIRNGRPVFEDATFGFRAAAPTLLANMSYVNHKPYVWDPKAMKITG
- a CDS encoding GTP-binding protein, yielding MLSGFLGAGKTTLLNRLLAEADGLRIAVLVNDFGSINIDARLVEAEREDLVELSNGCICCSIQEDLLGAVWNLLDRPEPPDRIVVEASGVADPAAIAFTFASASRHGAIRLDAVVTLLDASSVFEERPAEVAALIDRQLASAGIVVVTKVDLATPTERSAARRMAEAAAPAAAVVESAAGVAPWPLLLGAGFGPGEAHPAHDLPGFAAWSGSSARPVSSLRALTLALQALPAGVLRVKGLVFLDDMPERAIVVHRVGTRTEVQPGAPWGGDAPMTQLVAIGLAGAVEPATMDAWFAAHFG